One region of Hymenobacter sediminicola genomic DNA includes:
- a CDS encoding sialate O-acetylesterase, protein MNSLTLLLLSLTTLLTGSAGAQSLRPKTREQVAPPVRKEKFRLYLLVGQSNMAGRGTVEAQDTVPNGHVLRLNPAGHWEVAKDPMHFDKSVAGVGPGLTFGRMLAAQDTSVVIGLIPCAVGGSAISYWQPGAFYPATKTNPYDDAIRRARTAIQSGTLAGVIWHQGESDSNPASSAAYGQNLTALITRFRQDLQAPNVPFVAGQLPKFQILKLDSANRPRSNAAARRINATVAKLGRTVPHYAYVSAVGTHHIGDQTHFDAASARLMGQRYAAAMLRLQNSRKRSAQ, encoded by the coding sequence ATGAACAGCCTCACCCTCCTGCTTCTAAGCCTTACAACGCTGCTGACTGGTTCAGCGGGGGCGCAAAGTTTGCGGCCGAAAACGCGGGAGCAGGTGGCGCCGCCAGTACGCAAGGAGAAGTTCCGGCTGTATCTGCTGGTGGGCCAGTCGAATATGGCGGGACGGGGTACAGTGGAGGCGCAGGACACAGTGCCAAATGGCCACGTGCTGCGCCTGAACCCGGCTGGCCACTGGGAAGTAGCTAAAGACCCGATGCATTTCGACAAGAGCGTGGCAGGCGTAGGGCCGGGCCTGACGTTTGGCCGGATGCTGGCAGCGCAGGATACAAGCGTGGTTATTGGGCTAATTCCGTGCGCGGTGGGCGGCTCGGCCATCAGCTACTGGCAGCCGGGCGCGTTCTACCCGGCCACCAAAACAAACCCCTACGATGATGCCATCCGGCGCGCCCGCACCGCCATACAGAGCGGTACGCTGGCCGGCGTTATCTGGCACCAAGGCGAATCGGATAGCAACCCGGCCAGCAGCGCGGCCTACGGGCAAAATCTAACGGCTCTCATTACCCGTTTCCGCCAGGATTTGCAGGCGCCGAACGTGCCGTTTGTGGCGGGGCAACTCCCCAAATTTCAGATTCTAAAGCTGGACAGCGCCAACCGTCCACGATCCAACGCAGCGGCCCGCCGCATCAACGCCACGGTAGCTAAGCTGGGCCGCACGGTTCCGCACTACGCTTACGTGTCAGCCGTGGGCACCCACCACATCGGCGACCAAACGCACTTCGATGCCGCGTCGGCCCGGCTCATGGGCCAACGTTACGCTGCGGCCATGCTGCGCCTCCAGAATTCCCGGAAACGCTCTGCTCAGTAA
- a CDS encoding glycoside hydrolase family 2 protein, with amino-acid sequence MTSPTLMKTLMAAALLLVGAFSSRPLQAQSILIQNMPGRQVLSLNGSWNYIIDPYENGFYDYRREAFDQSKSGKGGYYDNAKPSSKQEAELIEYDFDKSQAMQIPGDWNSQRPELLYYEGTIWYKKSFTLAPKPGKRYFLYFGAINYESHMYLNGKKLGMHKGGFTPIQYDITDQLSGTGENFVVVKADNTRRPNEVPTINTDWWNYGGITRDVFIAETPDTYISDYKVQLAKNDPNTLAGYVQLAGAGKAGQSVTLNISEAGIKHTVKTDGEGRATFSLPAKKLARWSPLSPKLYAVRLTSGSDAVQDRIGFRTIQTKGADILLNGKSIYMRGISMHDENPLIPGRARGEGDLRMLLTWAKELGCNYVRLAHYPHNETMLKLADEMGLLVWAEVPVYWTIAWENPATYQNAEQQLSDLIAMGKNRASVVVWSVGNETPLGEPRLKFMSSLAQKARSLDDTRLISAALELHRTPDNVIHVDDPLGEFLDLTSINEYAGWYWGGKPSEITKYTFDIKYNKPVTISEFGGDALAGYHGDADTRWSEEYQEALYVNQLKMLSTIKNLRGMTPWILADFRATRRQHPVYQNGFNRKGLISSTGVKKKAFYVLQDFYRQMAQKYDGK; translated from the coding sequence ATGACTTCACCCACCCTGATGAAAACGCTAATGGCGGCTGCGTTGCTGCTCGTGGGCGCGTTCAGCAGCCGGCCGCTGCAGGCCCAGTCCATCCTGATTCAGAACATGCCGGGCCGGCAGGTGCTAAGCTTGAACGGCAGCTGGAACTACATCATCGACCCCTACGAAAACGGCTTCTACGACTACCGCCGGGAGGCTTTCGACCAGTCGAAGAGCGGCAAGGGCGGCTACTACGACAACGCCAAGCCGAGCAGCAAGCAAGAGGCCGAGCTGATTGAGTACGACTTCGACAAGTCGCAGGCCATGCAGATTCCGGGCGACTGGAACTCGCAGCGGCCGGAGCTGCTGTACTACGAGGGTACCATCTGGTACAAGAAAAGCTTCACGCTGGCACCCAAGCCCGGCAAACGGTATTTCCTGTACTTCGGGGCTATTAATTACGAGTCGCACATGTACCTGAACGGCAAGAAGCTGGGCATGCACAAGGGCGGCTTCACTCCGATTCAGTATGACATCACCGACCAGCTCAGCGGCACCGGCGAGAACTTCGTGGTGGTGAAGGCCGACAACACGCGCCGCCCCAACGAAGTACCCACCATCAACACCGACTGGTGGAACTACGGCGGCATCACGCGCGACGTGTTCATTGCCGAAACCCCCGACACCTACATCAGCGACTACAAAGTGCAGCTGGCCAAAAACGACCCAAACACGCTGGCGGGCTACGTGCAGCTGGCCGGCGCGGGCAAGGCCGGTCAATCGGTGACATTGAACATCAGTGAAGCGGGTATTAAGCACACCGTGAAAACCGATGGCGAAGGCCGCGCCACGTTCAGCCTGCCGGCCAAAAAGCTGGCCCGCTGGTCGCCGCTGAGCCCGAAGCTGTACGCCGTGCGCCTCACGAGCGGCTCGGACGCGGTGCAGGACCGGATTGGCTTCCGCACGATTCAAACCAAGGGCGCGGATATCCTGCTCAACGGCAAGAGCATTTACATGCGCGGCATCAGCATGCACGATGAAAACCCACTGATTCCGGGCCGGGCCCGGGGCGAGGGGGACTTGCGCATGCTGCTTACCTGGGCCAAGGAGCTGGGCTGCAACTACGTGCGCCTGGCCCACTACCCGCACAACGAAACCATGCTCAAGCTAGCCGACGAAATGGGCTTGCTGGTGTGGGCCGAAGTGCCGGTGTACTGGACCATTGCCTGGGAAAACCCCGCCACCTACCAGAACGCCGAGCAGCAGCTCTCCGACCTGATTGCTATGGGGAAGAACCGCGCCAGCGTGGTGGTGTGGAGCGTGGGTAACGAAACGCCGCTGGGTGAGCCGCGGCTGAAATTCATGAGCAGCCTGGCCCAGAAAGCCCGCTCCCTGGACGATACCCGCCTGATTTCGGCCGCCCTGGAACTGCACCGTACCCCCGACAACGTAATTCACGTGGACGACCCGCTGGGCGAGTTCTTGGATTTGACCAGCATCAACGAGTACGCCGGCTGGTACTGGGGCGGCAAGCCCAGCGAAATCACCAAATACACCTTCGACATCAAGTACAACAAGCCCGTCACCATTAGTGAGTTTGGCGGCGACGCCCTGGCCGGCTACCACGGCGACGCCGACACACGCTGGAGCGAGGAATACCAGGAGGCGCTGTACGTGAACCAACTCAAGATGCTGAGTACCATCAAGAACCTGCGCGGCATGACTCCCTGGATTCTGGCCGACTTCCGCGCCACCCGCCGCCAGCACCCGGTGTACCAGAACGGCTTCAACCGCAAAGGCCTGATTTCCAGCACCGGCGTCAAGAAAAAAGCCTTCTATGTGCTGCAGGATTTCTACCGCCAAATGGCCCAGAAGTACGACGGAAAATAA
- the bglX gene encoding beta-glucosidase BglX yields MLSSTTKSLFLAALLLTAGSPATAQKAKLPTAASIEQRIDALLQQMTLEEKIGQLNQYSGREVTGPASNRKNDLLNSIRNGQVGSMLNVKGVADTRTIQAEALKSRLKIPLLFSLDVIHGYQTVFPIPLGEAASWDLAAIRESAHVAAREAAASGIHWTFAPMVDIGRDPRWGRVMEGAGEDTYLGSQIARARVLGFQGEKLGGTDAIMACAKHFAAYGAALAGRDYNAVDMSEQQLWEVYLPPFKAAADAGAATFMNSFNTLNGVPATGSNYLQRDILKGQWNYQGFVVSDWGSIAEMVPWGYAQSKSEAAQKALAAGSDMDMESDAYHTTLAQLVKEGKADIKLVDDAVRRILRKKFELGLFDDPYRFSDLKREKKVLNDPQHRLAARDAARKSVVLLENRNNTLPLAQQRTIAVIGPLAKAKRDLAGSWIVLADTTQITSLHDGLAKRAGKNTQIRYAKGCEVQGDSRAGFAQAVETAKAADVVVLAVGETWDMSGEAKSRTDIRLPGVQEELFQALKATGKPVVVVLMAGRPLIFNTIADQADAVLYGWFPGSEGGTALADVLYGDYNPGGKLPSTFPRAVGQIPISYQQYNTGRPVTKPGDIRYKSAYIDAPNTPRYAFGHGLSYTTFKYDNLKLSQPSLAAGQTATLQCTITNTGKATGEEVVQLYLRDLVASVARPLKELKDFQKIMLKPGETRTVTFTITPDKLAFYNRQLQWQAEPGDFQLMLGSASDDIRLESKLTLLP; encoded by the coding sequence ATGCTTTCTTCTACCACCAAGTCTCTCTTCCTCGCTGCGTTGCTGCTCACGGCCGGCAGCCCCGCCACAGCTCAGAAAGCCAAGCTGCCAACCGCTGCTTCCATCGAGCAGCGCATCGATGCCTTGCTCCAGCAAATGACGCTGGAGGAGAAAATCGGTCAGCTAAATCAGTATTCCGGGCGCGAGGTGACGGGGCCAGCCAGCAACCGCAAAAACGACCTGCTCAACAGCATCCGCAACGGGCAGGTGGGCTCTATGCTGAACGTAAAAGGCGTAGCTGACACCCGCACTATTCAGGCCGAGGCGCTGAAGTCGCGGCTGAAGATTCCGCTGCTGTTTTCGCTCGACGTAATTCATGGCTACCAGACCGTTTTCCCGATTCCGCTGGGCGAAGCCGCCTCTTGGGACTTAGCCGCTATTCGCGAGTCGGCACACGTAGCGGCGCGGGAAGCTGCCGCCTCCGGCATCCACTGGACGTTTGCGCCCATGGTAGACATCGGGCGCGACCCGCGCTGGGGCCGGGTGATGGAAGGCGCCGGCGAAGACACCTACCTCGGTTCCCAGATTGCGCGGGCCCGGGTGCTGGGCTTCCAGGGCGAAAAACTGGGCGGTACCGATGCCATCATGGCCTGCGCCAAACATTTTGCCGCCTACGGTGCCGCTCTCGCCGGCCGCGACTACAACGCCGTGGACATGAGCGAGCAGCAGCTGTGGGAAGTGTATTTGCCCCCGTTCAAAGCTGCCGCCGATGCCGGTGCGGCTACCTTCATGAACTCGTTCAACACCCTGAACGGTGTGCCCGCCACCGGCAGCAACTACCTGCAGCGCGACATTCTGAAAGGCCAGTGGAATTACCAGGGTTTTGTGGTATCGGACTGGGGCAGCATTGCCGAGATGGTACCGTGGGGCTACGCTCAAAGTAAGTCCGAAGCCGCTCAGAAAGCCCTAGCCGCTGGCTCCGACATGGATATGGAAAGCGACGCGTACCACACCACACTGGCCCAACTGGTGAAAGAAGGCAAAGCCGATATAAAGCTTGTGGACGATGCCGTGCGCCGCATTCTGCGCAAGAAGTTCGAACTGGGCCTGTTCGATGACCCGTACCGCTTCTCGGACCTGAAACGCGAAAAGAAAGTCCTCAACGACCCGCAGCACCGCTTAGCGGCCCGCGACGCAGCCCGCAAGTCGGTCGTGTTACTCGAAAACCGGAACAACACGTTGCCGCTCGCGCAGCAGCGTACTATTGCCGTAATCGGGCCGCTGGCTAAAGCCAAGCGCGACCTGGCCGGCAGTTGGATTGTGCTGGCCGACACCACCCAGATTACATCCCTGCACGACGGCCTCGCTAAACGTGCCGGCAAAAACACCCAAATCCGCTATGCGAAAGGCTGCGAAGTACAGGGCGACTCGCGCGCCGGCTTCGCACAGGCAGTAGAAACCGCCAAAGCCGCTGATGTTGTGGTATTGGCCGTGGGCGAAACCTGGGACATGAGTGGAGAAGCCAAATCCCGCACCGACATCCGGCTGCCCGGTGTGCAGGAAGAGCTATTTCAGGCGCTTAAAGCCACCGGCAAGCCTGTGGTAGTGGTGCTGATGGCCGGCCGGCCCCTCATCTTCAACACCATTGCCGACCAAGCCGATGCTGTGCTCTACGGCTGGTTTCCGGGCTCGGAAGGTGGCACAGCCCTCGCCGATGTACTGTATGGCGACTACAACCCTGGCGGCAAGCTGCCCAGCACCTTTCCGCGCGCGGTGGGCCAGATTCCAATCAGCTACCAGCAGTACAATACTGGCCGACCCGTCACGAAGCCTGGCGACATCCGCTACAAATCAGCCTACATCGACGCGCCCAACACGCCGCGTTATGCTTTCGGGCACGGCCTGAGCTACACCACGTTCAAGTACGACAACCTCAAGCTCAGCCAACCGAGTCTAGCGGCTGGCCAGACTGCAACGCTGCAATGCACCATCACGAATACCGGAAAAGCCACTGGCGAAGAAGTGGTGCAACTCTACCTGCGCGACTTAGTGGCCTCGGTAGCA
- a CDS encoding endo-1,4-beta-xylanase: protein MKAAILLSACCLTLLTQCGKKEAGSTAPEPPQPVASLKSVAPFPVGAAVNINLLKNRLAYRQVMTTEYNSITAENAMKFGALHPSATTYNWTDADYLVDFAQQNGMRVHGHTLLWYNSLPSWVTNFQGDSAAWENLMRTHIQTVVTRYRGKVASWDVVNEAIDDAGNLRNSVWRQHLGDRYIDRAFQYAAAADPAALLFYNDYGNEYSTTRRTGILNLVNTLKNRGVPIHGIGLQMHTSSNISDSRIAEAITTAAATGLKVHVAELDISMNPSRTATAIFTDALAAAQKVKYKALTQTFKALPAAQRYGITTWNVADADTWKRGDCSCPEWPLPFDDNYQRKPAYDGIVEGLQ, encoded by the coding sequence ATGAAAGCTGCTATCCTGCTGAGTGCCTGTTGCCTGACTTTACTGACACAATGTGGCAAAAAAGAAGCGGGCAGTACAGCGCCTGAACCGCCGCAGCCTGTAGCCAGCTTGAAGTCAGTGGCGCCATTTCCGGTAGGAGCAGCCGTGAATATCAATCTGCTGAAAAACCGCCTTGCTTACCGACAGGTAATGACGACCGAATACAACAGCATCACGGCCGAAAACGCCATGAAGTTCGGTGCGCTACACCCGTCAGCTACCACGTATAATTGGACTGATGCCGACTACCTCGTGGATTTCGCGCAGCAGAACGGCATGCGCGTACACGGCCACACGCTGCTGTGGTACAACTCGTTGCCAAGCTGGGTAACGAACTTTCAGGGCGACTCCGCGGCCTGGGAAAACCTGATGCGCACTCACATCCAAACCGTGGTGACGCGCTACCGCGGCAAGGTAGCTTCCTGGGACGTGGTGAATGAGGCCATTGATGATGCCGGCAACCTGCGCAACAGCGTGTGGCGTCAGCACCTCGGCGACCGGTACATCGACCGGGCCTTCCAGTACGCCGCCGCCGCCGACCCTGCCGCCTTACTATTCTATAACGACTATGGCAACGAGTATAGCACCACCCGCCGTACCGGCATCCTAAACCTGGTTAATACTCTCAAAAACCGCGGCGTGCCCATCCACGGCATCGGGTTGCAGATGCACACCAGCAGCAACATTTCCGATTCGCGTATTGCCGAAGCCATTACTACTGCCGCCGCTACCGGCCTGAAAGTGCACGTAGCCGAGCTGGACATTTCGATGAACCCCAGCCGTACGGCTACCGCCATCTTCACCGACGCACTGGCCGCCGCCCAAAAAGTAAAGTACAAGGCCCTCACCCAAACCTTCAAGGCGCTACCGGCTGCTCAGCGTTACGGCATCACTACCTGGAACGTGGCCGACGCCGACACTTGGAAGCGTGGCGACTGCAGCTGCCCCGAATGGCCCCTCCCCTTCGACGATAACTACCAACGCAAACCGGCCTACGACGGCATCGTGGAAGGTCTGCAGTGA
- a CDS encoding RagB/SusD family nutrient uptake outer membrane protein, with amino-acid sequence MTIDFKHIFKGAGAAALLGLALGTSSCDKDFIELNDPTRLPTTEGYTDSLSIFNGVTAAYSSLQDLYGRAGGSRGIFVFGEIPSDNSFTVTSGERLNEFNDFTLISDNNNVQSYWLSTYRAIARCNIVLGRAGAIKLTDATRNRYYAEVRFIRALAYFNAVRIWGEVPLVTQEIETIPDAYQFGRRPVTEVYAQIEQDLAFAEQNLPVTQTGVNLGRATKGAATALLGKVLLTQKKYQQAADKLQPLATGSTYTLLPVYANVFATTNEVNNEIIFAVRYTKGALGVGSAFTTWFMPAYTAAQTTALIGASFTGQQFNTVDTDLVAAFTASGTTDVRAATSYTLPINPVATSQYYTKKYIDTPTSATDADNDWIVLRHADVLLMYAEAVNEQGGPTAAALTAVNQVIRRSRNLPVGTANATVDLPAGTTQGTLRTRLELERRLELSFEGHRWFDLVRTDRAIPVMNAFFTRANVATRIDQNDLLFPVPIQEIQTNPILTQNPGYN; translated from the coding sequence ATGACTATCGACTTCAAACATATTTTCAAAGGGGCCGGTGCTGCGGCACTGCTGGGCCTGGCGCTGGGCACTTCTTCCTGCGACAAGGACTTCATCGAACTGAACGACCCCACGCGCCTGCCTACCACCGAAGGCTACACCGATTCGCTGAGCATTTTCAACGGCGTGACGGCGGCATACTCGTCGCTGCAGGATTTGTATGGCCGCGCAGGTGGCAGCCGCGGCATTTTTGTGTTCGGCGAAATTCCGTCGGACAACAGCTTCACCGTTACCTCGGGCGAACGACTCAACGAGTTTAACGACTTCACCCTGATCAGCGACAACAACAACGTACAGAGCTATTGGCTGTCGACGTACCGCGCCATTGCCCGCTGCAACATTGTGCTGGGCCGGGCCGGCGCCATCAAGCTCACCGATGCCACCCGCAACCGCTACTACGCCGAGGTGCGCTTTATCCGGGCGCTGGCCTATTTCAACGCGGTGCGCATCTGGGGCGAGGTACCCCTGGTGACTCAGGAAATCGAAACCATCCCCGATGCCTATCAGTTTGGCCGCCGCCCGGTAACGGAAGTATACGCTCAGATTGAGCAGGATCTGGCATTTGCCGAACAGAACCTGCCCGTTACCCAGACCGGTGTAAACCTGGGCCGCGCCACCAAAGGCGCCGCTACGGCGCTGCTGGGCAAGGTGCTGCTCACTCAGAAGAAATACCAGCAGGCCGCCGACAAGCTACAGCCGCTGGCCACGGGCTCCACCTACACGCTGTTGCCCGTCTACGCCAACGTTTTCGCTACCACCAACGAGGTGAATAACGAAATCATCTTCGCCGTGCGCTATACCAAAGGGGCGCTGGGCGTGGGCAGTGCCTTCACCACCTGGTTTATGCCGGCCTACACGGCTGCGCAAACCACGGCCCTGATTGGGGCATCGTTTACCGGGCAGCAGTTCAACACCGTGGATACGGATTTGGTAGCGGCCTTCACGGCCAGCGGCACGACCGATGTGCGCGCGGCTACGTCCTACACACTGCCTATCAATCCGGTAGCTACCAGCCAATACTACACCAAGAAGTACATCGATACGCCCACCAGTGCCACCGACGCCGACAACGACTGGATTGTGCTGCGCCACGCCGATGTACTGCTGATGTACGCCGAAGCCGTAAATGAGCAGGGCGGCCCTACCGCTGCCGCCCTGACGGCCGTAAACCAGGTAATCCGCCGCTCGCGCAACCTGCCTGTGGGCACTGCCAACGCCACCGTCGACCTGCCGGCCGGCACTACGCAAGGCACACTGCGCACCCGTCTGGAGCTGGAGCGCCGCTTGGAGCTAAGCTTCGAAGGCCACCGCTGGTTTGATCTGGTGCGTACCGACCGCGCCATTCCGGTGATGAACGCCTTCTTCACACGCGCCAATGTTGCTACCCGCATCGACCAGAACGACCTGCTGTTCCCGGTTCCGATTCAGGAAATCCAGACCAATCCTATTCTGACCCAGAACCCGGGCTACAACTAG
- a CDS encoding agarase, with product MLRSALHDVRLTSSVLAAVLLAFAQTTHAQQLDTTEYTLRVDAKKTINNSQLDGKAGFSAYKSYPTRTIAQLPGFRPGTVKLSKYGGRLDKRTKATGFFHVEKLNGRWWAVDPEGYYYLHNAPNDVQAGRSERTQQALKQKFGDQAGWMAGTREFLLENGFNGTGAWSATKDIQAENARADKPLAYTINLDFMSKYGDKRGGTYVQPGHKGYPNDVIFAFDPGFETFAEGHAKQLAQYRNDKNLFGYFSDNEMPLLRKNLDGYLKLPPTEPGYQAAKKWADERGITLETITDQHRQDFLTYVADRYFSIVAKAMKKYDPNHMYLGCRFHGAQRYYPELMRVAGKYLDAVSINYYNNWTPEPRWVREWEQAAGKPFIVTEWYVKGEDAPGLANTAGAGWVVRTQADRGLFYQNFTLGLLESKNCVGWHWFKYQDNDPTIVGAEPSNTNANKGIVDNYLEPYTPLLDKMRELNQQMYPLADYFDKRQPTVR from the coding sequence ATGCTTCGCTCTGCTCTGCATGACGTTCGATTGACGAGTTCTGTACTAGCCGCTGTACTTCTCGCCTTCGCCCAAACCACCCACGCCCAGCAGCTCGACACCACTGAGTACACGTTGCGCGTGGATGCGAAAAAGACCATCAACAACTCCCAGCTTGACGGCAAGGCCGGCTTTTCGGCGTACAAAAGCTACCCCACGCGCACCATTGCCCAGCTGCCCGGCTTCCGGCCGGGTACGGTGAAGCTGAGCAAGTACGGCGGGCGGCTGGACAAGCGCACCAAGGCTACGGGCTTCTTTCATGTGGAGAAGCTGAACGGCCGTTGGTGGGCCGTGGACCCCGAGGGCTACTACTACCTGCACAACGCCCCCAACGACGTGCAGGCTGGCCGCTCGGAGCGCACCCAACAGGCGCTGAAACAGAAGTTCGGTGACCAAGCCGGCTGGATGGCCGGTACCCGCGAGTTTCTGCTCGAAAACGGTTTCAACGGCACCGGGGCATGGTCGGCCACCAAGGATATTCAGGCAGAAAATGCCCGGGCCGACAAGCCGCTGGCCTACACCATCAACCTGGATTTCATGAGCAAGTACGGGGATAAGCGCGGCGGCACCTACGTGCAGCCCGGCCACAAAGGCTACCCCAACGACGTGATTTTCGCCTTCGACCCCGGCTTTGAAACCTTTGCCGAGGGGCACGCCAAGCAACTGGCCCAGTACCGCAACGACAAGAACCTGTTCGGCTATTTCTCCGACAATGAGATGCCCCTGCTGCGCAAAAACCTGGACGGCTACCTGAAACTTCCCCCAACAGAGCCCGGCTACCAGGCGGCCAAAAAGTGGGCCGATGAACGAGGCATTACCCTCGAAACCATCACCGACCAGCACCGCCAGGATTTCCTGACCTACGTGGCAGACCGCTACTTCAGCATCGTGGCCAAGGCCATGAAGAAGTATGACCCCAACCACATGTACCTCGGCTGCCGCTTCCACGGGGCTCAGCGTTACTACCCCGAGCTGATGCGTGTGGCCGGCAAATACCTTGATGCGGTGAGCATCAACTACTACAACAACTGGACGCCCGAGCCCCGCTGGGTGCGCGAGTGGGAGCAGGCAGCGGGCAAGCCATTTATCGTGACGGAGTGGTACGTGAAGGGCGAAGACGCGCCGGGCCTGGCCAACACGGCCGGCGCGGGCTGGGTGGTACGCACCCAGGCCGACCGGGGCCTATTCTACCAGAATTTCACGCTGGGCTTGCTGGAATCGAAGAATTGCGTGGGCTGGCACTGGTTCAAATACCAGGATAACGACCCGACCATCGTAGGCGCGGAACCGTCCAACACCAACGCCAACAAGGGCATCGTGGACAACTATCTGGAGCCCTACACGCCCCTGCTCGACAAGATGCGCGAGCTAAACCAGCAGATGTACCCACTGGCCGACTACTTCGACAAACGCCAACCCACGGTACGGTAG